A stretch of DNA from Halobacillus litoralis:
CGAAGCATGAGAAAAACAAATCGGTGTTCAATAAGTTGAAAGAGGAGGTGCAGGTATGAAGAGAGAAGAAGCTATCGAGGTGCTCGAGACGATCAGTGAATTGTATCCGCAGAAATTCGATATCACTGAGCGTGTCGCGAATATGCTGATTCCGAAGCTTTTGGAGATGGATTATAGAGGGGTGATGGCCAAGCTTTCCGATTTCGCCGTCCGTAGTCCGTTCCCACCGACCATCGGAGAAATCGCTGTCTATCAACCTGAGGAAAACCGTCACTTGGAGCAGATGAAAGTGTGGGAAGCGGAAGCAGCGGAAGTTTCTGATGAGATCCGCCAGCGGTTCATGGCCAAGCTCCGTTCGCTGGCAGAGGAGAAGTCCCATGAGTCATAATCTACAGACGGAACAGGCCGTGTTAGGTATTTTTCTCGTCAACGGGGAGAAAATCAAGCAGACAACGCTCGCCCCTGAGCACTTCACACGACACGACCATCGACGCATTTTCCTAGCGATGCAGCAGGTGGACAACAACGGAACGCCAGTGGATATGGTGACGGTCACAACGAGTCTTGGAGATGAAATTGCCCAGGTGGGGGGAGTGAGCTACTTGTTAGGGCTGGCCGAATCTGTGCCGACGACCGAGAACTTCCACTTCTATGAAAAACTCCTCGTCGAATCCTACACGAACCAACAAATGAGGCAGTCGGCGATGGAGTACATCGAGAATCCGAGTGCTGATGCGCTGCTTGGCTTGAAACAGCAGCTCCATCTGATGGATCAGGACCCGGAAGCGGATGAGCAGACGGTGAAAGAGCAGCTCAGTGACATCGCAATCGAGATGATCTCCTTCCCCGTACAAACAGGATTAGCCACAGGATTCGAAGATTATGACAAAATGACCGGAGGCGCGCAGCGTGGCGATTTGATCATCGTCGCCGCCCGGCCCTCGATGGGGAAGACCGCCTTCGCCTTGAATATCGCCATGAACCATTGCAAGAACGGAGGAGCCGTCGACCTGTTCAGTCTGGAAATGGGATCCAAGCAGCTGCTGCAGCGGATGATTTCTTCCGAAGCACGCATCGACGGGCAGAAGTGGCGTTCGATGTGTTTCTCCACCGAAGACTACAAACGTTCCTTCCACGCCATCGGTGAAATCGCCGAGTGGGATCTGTCCATCCACGAGCGCCAACAAACGGTCCAGAACATCACGACGAAAATCAGAGCGTCCGTAGCTTCCGACCCCGACCATGATCATCTCATCATCATTGATTACTTGCAGCTGATGAACGTCAAAGGCCGCTATGAACGCCGCGACCTCGAAGTCGGCGCCATCACCCGTGAATTAAAACTCCTCGCTCGTGAACTCAACATCCCGATCATCCTCCTCTCCCAACTCTCCCGAAGTGTCGAACAGCGCCAGGACAAACGCCCGATGATGTCGGACTTGAGGGAGTCAGGAAACATTGAACAGGACGCTGACGTTATCAGTTTTTTGTACCGCGACGACTACTATTCGCAGGAAGGCAGTGATGTAGTGGAGGTGATTTTGAGGAAGCAGAGGAATGGACCGGTGGGGACTGTAATGATGGGATTTGAGAAAGAGTGTGGCCGTTTCGCGTGACTTGGATACTGTGAGTCATACAAAACTAACAATGGGTAGATGACCGATTGCAAGGAAAGATAACAGGTTTAAAAAAGAACATAAACTTCTTTTAAGCTTTCTACGGATTTTGATGATGATTAGTTGTAAACAGACATTAAAACGACTTAAGTAAAAGTCTCTGCCACGACTTCTCTAAAATATACACGTTTTGGAGGGCAGATACTTCACTCGTCTTTCTCAGAGAATTAATTATCCCCCTCATCATAATTTAAATCACCCTTTTTAAAAGGTTCTTTATGGTTTGATACATGGGTATTTCCATGGGGGCTATTTGTCCAACATTTTGATGTCGACTTCCAATAAATAGCCAGATAATATGATTTTTGCATTTCGCATTTATAAGAGGAAAGGTTTTCAAAGTTATAGATTTCAATTATTGATTTACATCATTTTGAAATAATATAATAATTTTTCTTTTAATACCCTTATTTAACTAGTAAAATAGTAGTGTAGCTGATAACTCAATTGAACCCTGAAGGGACAATATTTATAAATAATAATGGAGGAGAAATTATGAATATTAATTTAACACCTAACCCAAGAATACTTCAAATGTTGGGGCAAATCGATTTTGAGAATTGGCAATGTATTGCTGAATTAATTGACAATTCGGTGGATGCCCTTTTAAAAGATTTTAAAATGAATGGTGAATATAAA
This window harbors:
- the dnaB gene encoding replicative DNA helicase, translating into MSHNLQTEQAVLGIFLVNGEKIKQTTLAPEHFTRHDHRRIFLAMQQVDNNGTPVDMVTVTTSLGDEIAQVGGVSYLLGLAESVPTTENFHFYEKLLVESYTNQQMRQSAMEYIENPSADALLGLKQQLHLMDQDPEADEQTVKEQLSDIAIEMISFPVQTGLATGFEDYDKMTGGAQRGDLIIVAARPSMGKTAFALNIAMNHCKNGGAVDLFSLEMGSKQLLQRMISSEARIDGQKWRSMCFSTEDYKRSFHAIGEIAEWDLSIHERQQTVQNITTKIRASVASDPDHDHLIIIDYLQLMNVKGRYERRDLEVGAITRELKLLARELNIPIILLSQLSRSVEQRQDKRPMMSDLRESGNIEQDADVISFLYRDDYYSQEGSDVVEVILRKQRNGPVGTVMMGFEKECGRFA